One Burkholderia sp. 9120 DNA window includes the following coding sequences:
- the cysE gene encoding serine O-acetyltransferase — translation MFTRLREDIATIRERDPAARSAWEVITCYPGLHALVLHRLAHACWQARRRWLARFVSQMARFMTGIEIHPGATVGRRVFIDHGMGVVIGETAQIGDDCTIYQGVTLGGTSLTRGAKRHPTLERGVIVGAGAKVLGGFTIGAEAKIGSNAVVTKPVPARGTAVGNPARIIVPAAAAVAAAGVATGAAPQEAKRASASSAFCAYGITPNADDPVSLAIHGLIDHAATQSKRIDEIVGALERLGTSLEGLQGADAALLDLRRLSAAIAGKVETAASAER, via the coding sequence ATGTTCACGAGACTTCGCGAAGACATTGCCACGATCCGCGAGCGCGATCCCGCCGCCCGCAGCGCCTGGGAAGTCATCACGTGTTACCCGGGCCTGCACGCGCTCGTGCTGCACCGGCTCGCACATGCGTGCTGGCAGGCGCGGCGCCGCTGGCTCGCGCGCTTCGTGTCGCAGATGGCGCGCTTCATGACCGGCATCGAAATTCATCCGGGCGCGACGGTGGGGCGGCGCGTGTTCATCGATCACGGAATGGGCGTGGTGATCGGCGAGACGGCGCAGATCGGCGACGACTGCACGATCTACCAGGGCGTGACGCTCGGCGGCACGTCGCTCACGCGCGGCGCGAAACGGCATCCGACGCTCGAGCGCGGCGTGATCGTCGGCGCGGGGGCGAAAGTGCTGGGCGGTTTCACGATCGGCGCGGAAGCGAAGATCGGTTCGAACGCGGTGGTCACCAAACCGGTGCCCGCGCGGGGTACAGCGGTGGGTAATCCGGCGCGGATCATCGTGCCGGCGGCGGCCGCGGTGGCTGCGGCAGGTGTTGCGACCGGCGCCGCGCCGCAGGAAGCGAAACGCGCGAGCGCAAGCAGTGCGTTCTGCGCCTACGGCATCACGCCGAACGCGGACGATCCGGTGTCGCTCGCCATTCACGGGCTGATCGATCATGCGGCCACGCAGTCGAAACGCATCGACGAAATCGTCGGCGCATTGGAGCGGCTGGGCACGAGTCTGGAAGGGCTGCAAGGCGCCGACGCGGCGTTGCTCGATTTGCGGCGCTTGTCGGCCGCGATCGCGGGGAAGGTGGAAACAGCAGCGTCAGCGGAGCGCTGA
- a CDS encoding peptidylprolyl isomerase, with the protein MVELHTNHGVIKLELDAEKAPKSVENFLNYVKAGHYDNTVFHRVIDGFMIQGGGFEPGMKQKPTADAINNEANNGLKNVNGSVAMARTNDPHSATAQFFINVNDNDFLNHSSPTPQGWGYAVFGKVVDGLDIVEKIKKVKTGSKGFHQDVPVDDVVIEKAVIVD; encoded by the coding sequence ATGGTTGAACTGCATACGAACCACGGCGTCATCAAGCTCGAACTGGACGCTGAGAAGGCGCCGAAGTCGGTTGAGAACTTCCTCAACTACGTGAAGGCCGGTCACTACGACAACACGGTGTTCCACCGCGTGATCGACGGCTTCATGATCCAGGGCGGCGGTTTCGAACCCGGCATGAAGCAGAAGCCGACGGCTGACGCGATCAACAACGAAGCCAACAACGGTCTGAAGAACGTCAACGGTTCGGTCGCGATGGCACGTACGAACGACCCGCATTCGGCGACCGCGCAATTCTTCATCAACGTGAACGACAACGACTTCCTGAACCACTCGTCGCCGACGCCCCAGGGCTGGGGCTACGCCGTGTTCGGCAAGGTCGTCGACGGTCTGGACATCGTCGAGAAGATCAAGAAGGTCAAGACGGGTTCGAAGGGCTTCCATCAGGACGTGCCGGTCGACGACGTCGTGATCGAAAAGGCTGTGATCGTCGACTAA
- a CDS encoding acetyl-CoA carboxylase carboxyltransferase subunit alpha, whose amino-acid sequence MKTTFLDFEQSIAELEAKIEELRFVQDDSAVDISEEIERLSKKSQQLTKDLYANLTPWQVSQIARHPQRPYTFDYVSELFTDFHELHGDRNYADDLSIVGGLARFNGQACMVIGHQKGRDTKERALRNFGMPRPEGYRKAERLMRLAEKFSLPIFTFIDTPGAYPGIGAEERGQSEAIGRNLYVMAELKTPLIATIIGEGGSGGALAIAVGDSVLMLQFSTYSVISPEGCASILWKSAAKAPEAAEALGLTAHRLKALGLIDKIVNEPLGGAHRDPKGMAAMLRRALADSLRQFQGMSISDLRQRRFDRLMAYGKFKETTPGA is encoded by the coding sequence ATGAAGACCACGTTTCTGGATTTCGAACAGTCGATCGCTGAACTCGAAGCGAAGATCGAAGAATTGCGCTTCGTGCAGGACGATTCGGCCGTCGATATTTCGGAAGAGATCGAGCGGCTGTCCAAGAAGAGTCAACAGCTCACCAAAGATCTTTACGCGAACCTCACACCGTGGCAGGTTTCGCAAATCGCCCGTCATCCGCAACGCCCGTACACGTTCGACTACGTGAGCGAGCTGTTCACCGATTTCCACGAACTGCACGGTGACCGCAACTATGCGGACGACCTGTCGATCGTCGGCGGTCTCGCGCGTTTCAATGGCCAGGCCTGCATGGTGATCGGTCATCAGAAGGGTCGCGACACGAAAGAGCGCGCGCTGCGCAACTTCGGCATGCCGCGTCCGGAAGGCTATCGCAAGGCCGAACGCCTGATGCGCCTCGCTGAAAAATTCAGCCTGCCGATCTTCACGTTCATCGACACGCCGGGCGCTTATCCCGGCATCGGCGCGGAAGAGCGCGGCCAGTCGGAAGCGATCGGCCGCAATCTGTACGTGATGGCCGAACTGAAGACGCCGCTGATCGCCACCATCATCGGTGAAGGCGGGTCGGGCGGCGCGCTCGCGATCGCCGTGGGCGACAGCGTGCTGATGCTGCAGTTCTCGACCTATTCGGTGATCTCGCCGGAAGGATGCGCGTCGATTCTGTGGAAGAGCGCCGCGAAAGCACCGGAAGCCGCGGAAGCGCTGGGCCTGACCGCGCATCGTCTGAAGGCGCTTGGCTTGATCGACAAGATCGTCAACGAGCCGCTCGGCGGCGCGCATCGCGATCCGAAGGGCATGGCCGCCATGTTGCGCCGTGCGCTCGCCGACTCGCTGCGTCAGTTCCAGGGCATGAGCATCAGCGACCTGCGTCAGCGCCGTTTCGATCGGCTCATGGCGTACGGCAAGTTCAAGGAAACGACGCCGGGTGCGTAA
- the cysS gene encoding cysteine--tRNA ligase → MESLRIYNTLARDKQNFVPLQPGVVRMYVCGMTVYDYCHVGHARVMVVFDIVQRWLRTLGYEVTYVRNITDIDDKIIRRAVENGETIKSLTDRFIAALHEDADALGIARPDVEPRATDFIPQMLGMIEKLESNGYAYQASDGDVNYAVRKFAGYGKLSGKSIEDLRAGERVAANDAKQDPLDFVLWKKAKPEEPADTGWDSKFGRGRPGWHIECSAMGCTLLGEHFDIHGGGQDLQFPHHENEIAQSEAATGQTFVNYWMHNGYVQIDNEKMSKSLNNFFTIREVLAQYDAEVVRFFIARAHYRSPLNYSDVHIDDARNALARLYTALKDVTPDSTELDWNEPFAQRFQAAMNDDFNTPVAVSVLFELATEVNRTRDPALARQLRSLGAVLGLLGREPRAYLQQAAGVAAEGALEPAAIEAKIAARVAAKQAKDYAAADRIRAELLEAGVALEDKPGGLTEWRRV, encoded by the coding sequence ATGGAATCACTGCGCATCTACAACACGCTCGCGCGTGACAAGCAAAACTTCGTGCCGCTGCAGCCCGGCGTCGTGCGGATGTATGTCTGCGGGATGACCGTGTACGACTATTGTCACGTCGGTCATGCGCGGGTCATGGTCGTGTTCGACATCGTGCAGCGCTGGCTGCGCACGCTCGGTTACGAGGTGACCTACGTGCGCAACATCACGGACATCGACGACAAGATCATCCGGCGCGCGGTCGAGAATGGCGAGACGATCAAATCGCTGACCGATCGCTTCATCGCCGCTTTGCATGAAGACGCAGACGCGCTGGGCATCGCGCGACCCGACGTCGAACCGCGCGCAACCGACTTCATTCCGCAGATGCTCGGCATGATTGAGAAGCTCGAGTCGAACGGTTACGCCTATCAGGCGAGCGACGGCGACGTGAACTACGCGGTGCGCAAGTTCGCGGGCTACGGCAAGCTGTCCGGCAAATCGATCGAAGATCTGCGCGCGGGCGAACGCGTCGCGGCGAACGACGCGAAGCAGGACCCGCTCGACTTCGTGCTGTGGAAAAAAGCGAAACCGGAAGAGCCGGCCGACACCGGCTGGGACTCGAAATTCGGCCGCGGCCGTCCCGGCTGGCATATCGAATGCTCGGCCATGGGCTGCACGTTGCTCGGCGAACATTTCGACATTCATGGCGGCGGGCAGGACCTGCAGTTTCCGCACCATGAAAACGAAATCGCGCAAAGTGAAGCCGCGACCGGACAAACGTTCGTGAATTACTGGATGCACAACGGCTACGTGCAGATCGACAATGAGAAGATGTCGAAGTCGTTGAACAACTTCTTTACGATCCGCGAAGTATTGGCGCAGTACGATGCCGAGGTCGTGCGTTTTTTCATTGCGCGTGCGCACTACCGTTCGCCGTTGAACTATAGCGACGTGCATATCGACGACGCCCGCAACGCGCTCGCGCGTTTGTACACCGCGTTGAAAGACGTCACGCCCGACAGCACTGAGCTCGACTGGAACGAACCGTTCGCGCAACGTTTCCAGGCTGCCATGAACGACGACTTCAACACGCCGGTCGCGGTGTCGGTGTTGTTCGAACTGGCTACTGAAGTGAACCGCACGCGCGACCCCGCGCTGGCCCGTCAACTGCGCTCGCTGGGCGCGGTGCTCGGGCTGCTCGGCCGTGAGCCGCGTGCATACCTGCAGCAGGCCGCGGGCGTCGCCGCCGAAGGCGCGCTCGAGCCCGCCGCGATCGAAGCGAAGATCGCGGCGCGCGTGGCCGCCAAGCAGGCGAAGGACTATGCGGCAGCAGACCGGATCCGGGCCGAATTGCTCGAGGCCGGCGTTGCACTTGAAGACAAACCCGGCGGGTTGACCGAGTGGCGGCGCGTGTGA
- a CDS encoding DNA-3-methyladenine glycosylase has protein sequence MATATKTPAKRATSQTGAAAAAKSTRTSARSGSGAVKKASSKAGGAAAKSATGVASGTAKKPAAKRALNGASALAHASAPTSASAKRAKAPRAKSNGVLPAELAGDVQELARVTQEGHEGEVVRKTRASSSAGGEGSSASEVAVPVQIGGLTPEETRPAYWDKACADLVKRDRILKKLIPKFGPVHLLSRGDPFVTLARSVVGQQISVASAQAVWAKVEAACPKLVPQQFIKLGQEKLTACGLSRRKAEYVLDLAQHFVSGALHVGKWTTMEDEAVIAELTQIRGIGRWTAEMFLIFNLSRPDVLPLDDLGLIRAISVNYFSGEPVTRSEAREVAANWEPWRTVATWYMWRSLDPLPVEY, from the coding sequence ATGGCAACGGCCACGAAGACGCCGGCTAAACGAGCCACGTCTCAAACAGGCGCGGCAGCCGCCGCAAAGTCGACTCGAACGTCGGCTCGTAGCGGCAGCGGCGCGGTAAAAAAAGCATCGTCGAAAGCCGGTGGGGCGGCGGCTAAGAGCGCAACGGGCGTGGCATCGGGCACGGCGAAAAAGCCGGCTGCGAAGCGTGCGCTCAATGGCGCATCGGCCCTCGCACATGCGTCGGCGCCGACGTCTGCGTCTGCCAAGCGCGCCAAAGCGCCGCGTGCGAAGAGCAATGGCGTATTGCCGGCCGAACTCGCGGGCGACGTGCAGGAACTCGCGCGCGTCACGCAAGAAGGTCACGAAGGCGAAGTCGTGCGCAAGACGCGTGCGTCGTCGAGCGCGGGCGGGGAAGGGAGCAGCGCGAGCGAAGTCGCGGTGCCGGTGCAGATCGGCGGGCTCACGCCTGAAGAGACGCGGCCCGCGTATTGGGACAAGGCGTGCGCGGACCTCGTCAAGCGCGATCGCATCCTGAAGAAGCTGATTCCGAAATTCGGTCCGGTGCATCTGCTGAGTCGTGGCGATCCGTTCGTCACGCTCGCGCGCTCGGTGGTCGGGCAGCAGATTTCGGTCGCGTCCGCGCAGGCGGTGTGGGCCAAGGTCGAAGCCGCGTGTCCGAAGCTGGTGCCGCAGCAATTCATCAAGCTCGGTCAGGAAAAACTGACCGCGTGCGGTTTGTCCAGGCGCAAAGCGGAGTACGTGCTCGATCTCGCGCAGCACTTCGTGTCGGGCGCGCTGCACGTCGGCAAGTGGACCACGATGGAAGACGAGGCGGTGATCGCCGAACTCACGCAGATTCGCGGCATCGGCCGCTGGACTGCGGAGATGTTCCTAATCTTCAATCTGTCGCGTCCGGACGTGCTGCCGCTCGACGATCTCGGTTTGATCCGCGCGATCAGCGTCAACTATTTCAGCGGTGAGCCGGTCACGCGCAGCGAAGCGCGTGAGGTCGCGGCAAACTGGGAGCCGTGGCGAACCGTTGCGACCTGGTATATGTGGCGTAGTCTCGATCCGTTGCCGGTCGAATACTGA
- a CDS encoding peptidylprolyl isomerase produces MKWLMLALGSAALIANAPAFAQSGSQATHPSVLFKTSEGDIRVELYPEKAPKTVANFLDYVKSGQYSGTIFHRVIRGFMIQGGGYTQSFAEKPTRAPIPLESRNGLKNAAGTLAMARTSDPNSATAQFFINTVDNAGLDYPNPDGNGYAVFGKVTSGMDVVKKIEGTPTTSRGPMSDVPAKAVVIESATVVGK; encoded by the coding sequence ATGAAATGGTTGATGTTGGCGCTCGGCAGCGCCGCCCTGATCGCAAACGCCCCCGCTTTTGCCCAGTCCGGTTCGCAAGCCACGCATCCGTCCGTCCTCTTCAAGACGTCGGAAGGCGACATCCGCGTCGAGTTGTATCCTGAGAAAGCGCCGAAGACGGTCGCCAACTTCCTCGACTATGTGAAGTCCGGCCAGTACAGCGGCACGATTTTTCATCGCGTGATTCGCGGCTTCATGATTCAGGGTGGCGGCTACACGCAGAGCTTCGCCGAGAAGCCGACGCGCGCGCCGATTCCGCTCGAAAGCCGTAACGGTCTGAAGAACGCCGCCGGCACGCTCGCCATGGCGCGCACCAGCGATCCGAATTCGGCCACCGCGCAATTCTTCATCAACACGGTGGACAACGCCGGCCTCGACTATCCGAATCCGGACGGCAACGGTTACGCGGTGTTCGGCAAGGTCACGAGCGGCATGGACGTCGTGAAGAAGATCGAAGGCACGCCCACCACCTCGCGCGGCCCGATGAGCGACGTGCCGGCCAAGGCCGTCGTGATCGAGTCGGCCACGGTAGTCGGCAAGTAA
- the tilS gene encoding tRNA lysidine(34) synthetase TilS: MTTPADSSADRLVLEAVGVSLSARPLSLPLPLPGDARIAIAFSGGVDSSVLLDAAIRVAGASRCIALHVHHGLSAHADAWLAHCEAFARERGVEFDARRVEISRDAGVGVEAAARDARYRALDAMCAAHGVQTLWLAQHADDQAETVLLQLLRGAGLAGLAAMAPEYTPSGAAAVRVRPLLHLLRAQLEQYASARALRWIDDESNADTRYARNALRHEVTPALAVHFPGFRDALARTAAHAASAQRLLDDLARVDMDTISRDEGHALSHDALLALDDDRALNLLRYWMRTLGFVAASTARLGDALRQLREVGIADDGHRLRIDHAGQALRSYRGLVYWEAGDSREPADETALVAREVSELVWQGESIWRLPQWRGTFVFAVVEQGGIEAPRHPHEGDSAPGPRDGVSEESHSQSDFDAQAPAPAYEPDTIPLSVLKRALLTARSRSGGERMRVNASPNAPSRTLKNLFQERGIPAWKRDVPLLYLGDDLLFVPLLGVNRATLADPGNATELRIRISWREDLTIA, translated from the coding sequence GTGACCACCCCCGCCGATTCATCCGCCGACCGCCTCGTTCTCGAGGCGGTCGGCGTTTCTTTATCTGCACGGCCGTTGTCATTGCCACTGCCGCTGCCGGGCGACGCGCGGATTGCGATCGCCTTTAGCGGCGGCGTGGACTCGAGCGTGCTGCTCGACGCTGCGATACGAGTGGCCGGTGCGTCGCGTTGTATCGCGCTGCATGTGCATCATGGTTTGAGCGCCCATGCCGACGCGTGGCTCGCGCACTGCGAAGCGTTCGCGCGCGAACGCGGCGTTGAATTCGATGCGCGTCGGGTCGAGATATCGCGCGACGCGGGTGTCGGTGTCGAAGCCGCCGCGCGCGACGCGCGTTATCGCGCGCTGGATGCGATGTGCGCGGCACACGGCGTTCAGACGTTGTGGCTCGCGCAACACGCGGACGATCAGGCGGAAACGGTGTTGCTGCAGTTGCTGCGTGGCGCGGGTCTCGCTGGGTTAGCGGCGATGGCGCCCGAGTACACGCCTTCAGGCGCGGCAGCGGTGCGGGTGCGGCCGCTGCTTCATCTGCTGCGCGCGCAACTCGAGCAGTACGCGAGCGCACGCGCGTTGCGCTGGATCGACGACGAGTCCAATGCGGATACCCGCTACGCGCGCAATGCCTTGCGTCACGAGGTGACGCCCGCGCTGGCCGTTCACTTCCCCGGCTTCCGCGACGCGCTCGCACGCACGGCGGCGCATGCGGCGTCGGCGCAGCGCCTGCTCGACGATCTCGCGCGCGTCGATATGGACACGATCTCGCGCGATGAAGGCCACGCGTTGTCGCACGACGCGCTGCTCGCGCTCGACGACGATCGCGCGCTCAATCTGCTGCGTTACTGGATGCGCACGCTGGGCTTCGTCGCGGCATCGACGGCGCGACTCGGCGATGCATTGCGTCAATTGCGCGAAGTCGGGATCGCGGACGACGGTCATCGCTTACGGATCGATCACGCGGGGCAGGCGTTGCGCAGTTATCGCGGGCTCGTGTATTGGGAGGCGGGCGATAGTCGCGAGCCCGCCGACGAGACAGCGCTCGTCGCGCGTGAGGTGAGTGAGTTGGTGTGGCAGGGCGAGTCGATCTGGCGTTTGCCGCAATGGCGCGGGACGTTTGTGTTTGCGGTGGTGGAGCAGGGCGGGATTGAAGCGCCTCGACATCCACACGAAGGCGATTCCGCACCCGGCCCGCGCGACGGCGTTTCTGAAGAGTCCCACAGCCAATCCGATTTCGACGCTCAAGCACCCGCACCCGCCTACGAGCCCGACACGATCCCTCTCAGCGTATTGAAACGTGCGCTACTGACCGCCCGCTCCCGCAGCGGTGGCGAACGCATGCGGGTGAATGCGTCGCCCAACGCGCCGAGCCGCACCCTGAAAAACCTCTTCCAGGAACGCGGCATTCCGGCATGGAAGCGTGACGTGCCCTTGCTCTACCTCGGCGACGACCTGCTGTTCGTGCCCTTGCTCGGCGTCAACCGCGCGACGCTTGCGGATCCCGGCAACGCGACCGAACTCCGCATTCGCATCAGTTGGCGCGAAGATCTGACGATCGCCTGA
- a CDS encoding UDP-2,3-diacylglucosamine diphosphatase has translation MLQETPLRSVAAGVPGEGKRPHAARPFFFLSDIHLSEAIPHTVAAFEHFIRVTAEQADSVFILGDLFEYWIGDDMLVEPFAGRMATLLHTLSERGIALYIMHGNRDFLLGKRFMKAAGAIWLPDPFVITAFGTRVVLAHGDGLCTADPGYQAFRRFARSRFAQLLFLAWPFRWRQSLAENMRSKSEQGRARPVSPKYDVTSKAVAALFKSSNTATLIHGHTHRPARHREAAGTRWVLPDWDLDHGERRGGYLRIDAEGIRALPLD, from the coding sequence ATGCTGCAAGAAACGCCGCTGCGAAGCGTCGCCGCGGGCGTGCCTGGCGAGGGCAAACGCCCGCACGCCGCACGCCCGTTTTTTTTCCTCTCCGACATTCACTTGAGCGAGGCGATTCCGCACACGGTCGCCGCGTTCGAGCATTTCATCCGCGTCACGGCAGAGCAGGCGGATTCGGTTTTCATTCTCGGCGATCTGTTCGAGTACTGGATCGGCGACGACATGCTCGTCGAGCCGTTCGCCGGCCGCATGGCGACGCTGCTGCACACGCTGTCGGAGCGCGGCATCGCGCTCTACATCATGCATGGCAATCGCGATTTTCTGCTGGGCAAGCGCTTCATGAAAGCGGCCGGCGCGATCTGGCTGCCCGATCCGTTCGTGATCACCGCGTTCGGCACCCGCGTGGTGCTGGCGCATGGCGATGGGCTGTGCACCGCTGATCCTGGCTATCAGGCGTTCCGCCGCTTTGCACGCAGCCGCTTCGCGCAGTTGCTATTTCTGGCGTGGCCGTTTCGCTGGCGTCAGTCGCTCGCGGAGAACATGCGCTCAAAGAGCGAGCAAGGGCGCGCGCGGCCCGTTTCGCCGAAGTACGACGTGACGTCGAAGGCCGTTGCGGCACTGTTCAAATCGTCGAACACGGCGACGCTCATTCACGGCCACACGCATCGGCCGGCGCGGCACCGCGAAGCCGCGGGCACGCGCTGGGTGCTGCCGGATTGGGATCTCGACCACGGCGAGCGCCGTGGCGGTTATCTGCGGATCGATGCCGAAGGGATTCGGGCGCTGCCGCTGGATTGA
- a CDS encoding tetratricopeptide repeat protein has translation MKPSSGRARSAATLAATAFGGVVRGMSRGVVRDSTRVLALRVTLAATLAIVPGAAAFAQKASTLPQGPAVRDNTPEIDTTIAQKNWQAALTQLDARIASNPRDAQAKFKRATVLAHLNRDDEAITAFTELTQLYPELPEPYNNLAALYAKEGRYTEARGALETATKVNPSYGLAYENLGDLYLRMANEAYRRAQSLGKASATTTQRLADIQKIVSPPQSKTPAVKKAAVAPDDYTARATSNMTDSSSFQFGGSNGSLAMPPYMAPSK, from the coding sequence ATGAAACCTTCCAGCGGCCGCGCGCGCAGCGCTGCGACCCTCGCCGCGACAGCCTTTGGTGGCGTCGTGCGCGGCATGTCCCGTGGCGTTGTTCGCGACTCCACGCGTGTCCTCGCCTTGCGCGTCACCCTCGCTGCCACGCTGGCGATTGTGCCGGGCGCCGCCGCGTTTGCGCAGAAGGCGTCGACCTTGCCGCAAGGCCCCGCCGTGCGCGACAACACGCCGGAAATCGACACAACCATCGCGCAGAAAAACTGGCAGGCCGCGCTGACCCAGCTCGACGCGCGCATCGCGTCGAATCCGCGTGACGCGCAGGCCAAATTCAAGCGCGCCACGGTGCTGGCCCACCTGAATCGCGACGACGAGGCGATCACCGCGTTTACCGAACTCACGCAGTTGTACCCCGAGCTGCCCGAGCCGTATAACAACCTGGCGGCGCTCTACGCGAAAGAAGGCCGTTATACGGAAGCACGCGGCGCGCTCGAAACGGCAACCAAGGTGAATCCCAGCTACGGTCTCGCCTACGAGAACCTCGGCGACCTCTATCTGCGCATGGCCAATGAGGCCTACCGTCGCGCGCAAAGCCTGGGCAAGGCGAGCGCCACGACCACGCAGCGCCTCGCGGACATCCAGAAGATCGTCTCGCCGCCGCAGAGCAAAACGCCCGCCGTGAAAAAAGCGGCCGTCGCGCCGGACGATTACACGGCCCGCGCCACCTCGAACATGACCGACTCGTCCAGCTTCCAGTTCGGCGGCTCGAACGGCTCTCTCGCCATGCCGCCCTACATGGCGCCGTCGAAGTAA